In a genomic window of Nodosilinea sp. E11:
- a CDS encoding ABC transporter ATP-binding protein: MMTQLEQRQTTKGAVQVEGLSVTFRSRGQEIHVLNQIQMGIKPGEFICLLGPSGCGKSTLLNVIAGFIKPTAGYVMVDQAPITRPGADRGFVFQQYSLLPWKTAFQNIELGLKIRGMAKGDRTELVHDYLNRVGLYKHRNSYPHQMSGGMQQRASIVRALVNSPSVLLMDEPFAALDAQTRHMMQELLLDIWEDLKTTVIFVTHDIEEAIFLGDRICIMGVQPGHIKAELPIGLRRPRHFDDTLSAEFVNLHRQVFECIREETLKSMEGCL; the protein is encoded by the coding sequence ATGATGACGCAGTTAGAGCAACGACAGACCACCAAAGGGGCCGTTCAGGTGGAGGGGCTATCGGTCACTTTTCGCAGCCGTGGCCAAGAGATTCATGTGCTGAATCAAATTCAGATGGGCATTAAGCCAGGGGAGTTTATCTGTTTACTGGGGCCTTCGGGGTGCGGCAAATCGACGCTGCTAAATGTAATTGCCGGGTTTATTAAACCCACAGCGGGCTATGTGATGGTAGATCAGGCTCCGATTACTCGACCTGGAGCCGATCGCGGTTTTGTGTTTCAGCAATATTCGCTATTGCCCTGGAAGACGGCGTTTCAAAATATTGAGCTAGGACTAAAAATTCGGGGGATGGCGAAGGGCGATCGCACTGAACTGGTCCACGACTACCTCAATCGGGTGGGGCTCTACAAGCACCGCAACAGCTATCCTCACCAGATGTCAGGGGGTATGCAGCAGCGGGCCAGCATTGTGCGGGCGCTGGTCAACTCGCCCTCGGTGCTGCTGATGGATGAGCCCTTTGCGGCCCTCGATGCTCAAACCCGCCACATGATGCAGGAGCTGCTGCTGGATATCTGGGAAGACCTGAAAACCACGGTAATTTTTGTCACCCACGACATTGAGGAGGCGATCTTTTTGGGCGATCGCATCTGCATTATGGGCGTGCAGCCAGGGCACATCAAAGCCGAGCTGCCGATTGGGCTGCGTCGCCCTCGCCACTTTGACGACACGCTCTCGGCAGAGTTTGTCAATCTGCACCGTCAGGTATTTGAGTGCATCCGCGAAGAAACCCTGAAAAGCATGGAAGGCTGCCTGTAG
- a CDS encoding LysR family transcriptional regulator codes for MEIYQLKVFLEVARCLSFTEAADTLNLTQPAVSAKIKCLESALETPLFKRLGRRIELTQAGAYLLEEGPNLVDLESRLVAEIEEIKQGKFSTLKIGCMPDALSSWLPSVLYEYRRIYPDVQTKCLQFDAIESLFRAIKAGEIDLGISDLSFAAFDEILGLAIGSVNYSLIVSSSHQLAQRPWLSLKELTDQSWVLPPEGLPGRIMLQKRMQELGLNLTDFAHVEIVDASSLMRTYLLQGHYLGFASDFEFQVECEAGLMRRIPLEEFALGTPLFLLMAKRLGRALGLTGQPASRGGLGLEPIRQFMTLVQSQPGVTEGKLSQRLSTPNPLAQPPATTPATGQKAPRFQAPNFLVRSGSASGTETITLTIGTQNRTIQTVTAGLIIQRLGLLEHFLPREGRYSGVQYRLHWSDYSSGAPIVAGLEAQQIDIGVLGDYPLLLSAAPGDSTAPAAGTRLISFVASNLDGTGNDIIVPQHSTLDCIDDLAGRVIAVPFGSAAHGMVMRSLHHRQILNAVTLTSIDSASPQRSSRHAVPVDGYAYFAPFHEIAKHKGQFRRLLHESLDGLPTFHGVVIRAALAEQYPEIAVAYLRSLLAAQYWYATQPMATTLVSRWVNMDAAIVTKTLRSSASDQADVVYLPETQLRTDWLQAHIQQLGQIAGQEHLGQINLDRWMQPEFLERAIASL; via the coding sequence ATGGAGATTTACCAGCTCAAAGTATTTCTAGAGGTCGCTCGATGTCTGAGCTTCACCGAGGCAGCTGATACATTAAACTTGACCCAGCCAGCGGTGAGCGCCAAAATTAAGTGTCTAGAATCTGCGCTCGAAACCCCTTTATTCAAACGCCTAGGGCGACGGATAGAGCTAACCCAGGCAGGAGCATACCTACTAGAAGAAGGCCCTAATTTGGTCGATCTAGAAAGCCGACTGGTGGCTGAGATTGAAGAAATTAAGCAGGGTAAGTTTAGTACTTTAAAAATTGGCTGCATGCCTGATGCTTTAAGTAGCTGGCTGCCATCAGTGCTGTACGAATATCGTCGGATATACCCCGATGTGCAAACTAAATGCTTGCAGTTTGATGCGATCGAATCCCTGTTTCGTGCTATCAAGGCTGGGGAGATCGATCTGGGTATTTCAGATCTAAGTTTTGCGGCTTTCGATGAGATTTTAGGATTGGCTATTGGCTCCGTCAACTATTCACTAATAGTGTCTAGCAGCCATCAGCTTGCTCAACGACCCTGGCTAAGCCTAAAAGAACTCACCGATCAGTCCTGGGTATTGCCTCCTGAGGGCCTTCCGGGTCGGATTATGCTGCAAAAGCGCATGCAAGAACTGGGGTTAAATCTGACCGATTTTGCCCATGTCGAAATCGTGGATGCGTCGAGCTTAATGCGCACTTACTTGCTCCAGGGCCACTACCTGGGGTTTGCCTCAGACTTTGAATTTCAAGTGGAGTGTGAGGCTGGGCTAATGCGTCGCATTCCCCTAGAAGAATTTGCCCTGGGTACGCCCCTGTTTTTGCTGATGGCTAAGCGCCTTGGGCGAGCCTTAGGGTTGACCGGGCAGCCAGCCAGCCGAGGTGGCCTTGGGCTAGAGCCGATTCGTCAGTTTATGACCCTGGTACAGAGCCAGCCCGGCGTCACCGAGGGAAAACTTTCCCAGCGATTATCTACCCCAAACCCGTTGGCGCAGCCACCGGCTACAACGCCAGCGACGGGCCAAAAAGCACCCCGGTTCCAGGCTCCCAACTTTTTGGTGCGCTCTGGGTCTGCCAGCGGCACCGAGACGATCACTCTCACCATCGGCACCCAAAACCGCACTATCCAAACCGTAACCGCCGGGCTAATTATTCAGCGGCTGGGGCTGCTAGAGCATTTTCTGCCCCGCGAGGGCCGCTACAGCGGGGTGCAGTATCGGCTTCACTGGTCTGACTACAGCTCTGGGGCACCGATTGTGGCTGGGCTAGAAGCGCAGCAGATTGACATTGGCGTGCTGGGCGATTACCCGCTGTTGCTCAGTGCGGCACCCGGTGACAGCACCGCCCCGGCGGCGGGCACCCGCTTAATTAGCTTTGTGGCCAGCAACTTAGATGGCACCGGCAACGACATTATTGTGCCGCAGCACTCGACCCTCGACTGCATCGATGATTTAGCGGGGCGGGTGATTGCGGTACCTTTTGGCTCGGCGGCCCACGGTATGGTGATGCGATCGCTCCACCACCGCCAGATTCTCAATGCCGTCACCCTCACTTCTATCGACAGCGCCAGCCCCCAGCGCTCCAGCCGCCATGCCGTCCCTGTCGATGGCTACGCTTACTTCGCCCCGTTCCATGAAATCGCCAAACACAAGGGCCAGTTTCGTCGCCTGCTGCACGAAAGTTTAGACGGTCTGCCCACGTTTCACGGTGTGGTGATTCGCGCTGCCCTGGCCGAACAGTATCCCGAAATTGCCGTGGCCTACCTGCGATCGCTGCTGGCCGCTCAATACTGGTACGCCACCCAGCCCATGGCTACCACTCTGGTCAGCCGCTGGGTGAATATGGATGCCGCCATTGTCACCAAAACCCTGCGCTCTAGCGCCAGCGATCAGGCCGATGTGGTCTACCTGCCGGAAACCCAACTGCGTACCGACTGGCTCCAGGCCCACATCCAGCAGCTGGGGCAGATTGCCGGGCAAGAACACTTGGGGCAGATCAACCTCGATCGCTGGATGCAGCCGGAGTTTTTGGAGCGCGCGATCGCGTCGCTTTGA
- a CDS encoding fumarate reductase/succinate dehydrogenase flavoprotein subunit — protein MNIQYLKTDFLVVGGGTAGTMAGIKAKQASPDSDVLILEKANIRRSGAIAMGMDGVNTAVIPGNSTPEQYVREITIANDGIVNQKAVYETGRLGFEVIQELESWGVKFQKDHEGNYDLKQVHRVGKYVLPMPEGKDLKKILARQVKRHKVNVTNRVMATRVMVQNGRVTGAVGLDVRNGNMVVIQAKAVVLCTGACGRLGLPASGYLYGTYENPTNAGDGYSMAYHAGAELTNIECFQINPLIKDYNGPACAYVASPFGAYTANAEGHRFINCDYWSGQMMLEVYKELHSGKGPVHLKMYHLDDDTINEIETILWDNERPSRGRFHEGRGESYRTHGVEMNISEIGLCSGHSASGVWVNERAETTVPGLYAAGDMASVPHNYMIGAFVYGRIAGENAMDYVRDLEHMEPDAEFLAAEQARIYAPLQQPDGVPHTQIEYKLRRLVNDYLQPPKSPHNMDIGLQKFVAYEDTLGLMGARDPHELMRCMEVHFIRDCAEMAARASLFRKETRWGLYHYRLDYPEKNNEEWFCHVNLKKGETGHMELFKRAVEPYIVDVDLVEEVYDVAVR, from the coding sequence GTGAACATTCAGTATCTTAAAACTGATTTTCTAGTCGTCGGCGGTGGCACCGCTGGCACCATGGCAGGTATTAAGGCCAAGCAGGCCAGCCCCGACAGCGACGTGCTGATTTTAGAAAAAGCCAACATTCGCCGCAGCGGCGCGATCGCCATGGGTATGGACGGAGTCAACACCGCCGTCATCCCCGGCAACTCCACCCCCGAGCAGTACGTGCGCGAAATCACTATCGCTAACGACGGCATCGTCAACCAAAAAGCCGTCTACGAAACCGGGCGGCTGGGCTTTGAGGTGATTCAAGAGCTAGAGAGCTGGGGCGTCAAATTTCAAAAAGACCACGAGGGCAACTACGACCTCAAGCAGGTGCACCGGGTGGGCAAATACGTGCTGCCCATGCCCGAGGGCAAAGACCTGAAAAAAATTCTCGCCCGCCAGGTCAAGCGCCACAAGGTCAACGTCACCAACCGCGTCATGGCCACCCGCGTCATGGTGCAAAACGGTCGCGTCACCGGGGCGGTGGGCCTTGATGTGCGCAACGGCAACATGGTGGTGATTCAAGCCAAGGCGGTGGTGCTGTGCACCGGGGCCTGCGGTCGCCTGGGGCTGCCCGCCTCCGGCTACCTCTACGGCACCTACGAAAACCCCACCAACGCGGGCGACGGCTACTCCATGGCCTACCACGCCGGGGCCGAACTCACCAACATCGAGTGCTTCCAGATCAACCCGCTGATCAAAGACTACAACGGCCCCGCCTGCGCCTACGTGGCTAGCCCCTTTGGAGCCTACACCGCCAACGCCGAGGGCCACCGCTTCATCAACTGCGACTACTGGAGCGGCCAGATGATGCTAGAGGTCTACAAAGAGCTGCACTCCGGCAAAGGCCCGGTACACCTGAAGATGTACCACCTCGACGACGACACCATCAACGAAATCGAAACCATTCTGTGGGATAACGAACGGCCCAGCCGAGGCCGCTTCCACGAGGGCCGGGGCGAAAGCTACCGCACCCACGGCGTCGAGATGAACATTTCTGAGATTGGCCTGTGTAGCGGCCACAGCGCCTCGGGCGTCTGGGTGAACGAGCGGGCCGAAACCACCGTCCCCGGCCTGTATGCGGCAGGCGACATGGCCAGCGTGCCCCACAACTACATGATCGGGGCCTTTGTCTATGGCCGGATCGCGGGCGAAAACGCCATGGACTACGTGCGCGACCTGGAGCATATGGAACCCGACGCCGAGTTTCTCGCCGCCGAGCAGGCCCGCATTTATGCCCCCCTGCAACAGCCCGACGGCGTGCCCCACACCCAGATCGAGTACAAACTGCGCCGCCTGGTCAACGACTACCTGCAACCGCCCAAGTCGCCCCACAACATGGACATCGGCCTGCAAAAGTTTGTCGCCTACGAAGACACCCTCGGCCTGATGGGAGCCCGCGACCCCCACGAGCTGATGCGCTGTATGGAAGTGCATTTCATCCGCGACTGCGCCGAGATGGCCGCCCGCGCCTCCCTCTTCCGCAAAGAAACCCGCTGGGGACTGTACCACTACCGCCTCGACTACCCCGAAAAGAACAACGAGGAGTGGTTCTGCCACGTCAACCTAAAGAAAGGCGAAACCGGCCACATGGAGCTGTTTAAGCGCGCCGTTGAGCCCTACATCGTCGATGTCGATTTAGTCGAAGAAGTCTACGATGTCGCCGTCCGGTAG
- a CDS encoding ferredoxin family protein, whose amino-acid sequence MALTSQRVDVPVIVDESKCLEKCNACIEVCPLDVLVKNPDTGKAYMKYDECWFCLPCEKECPTGAITVQIPFLLR is encoded by the coding sequence ATGGCCTTAACATCCCAACGTGTTGACGTACCCGTGATTGTCGATGAATCGAAATGCCTCGAAAAGTGCAACGCCTGCATCGAGGTTTGCCCCCTGGATGTATTGGTAAAGAACCCCGACACCGGCAAAGCCTACATGAAGTACGACGAGTGCTGGTTCTGCCTGCCCTGCGAGAAGGAATGCCCAACTGGGGCGATTACGGTGCAGATTCCTTTCCTATTGAGGTAG
- a CDS encoding HEAT repeat domain-containing protein — protein MYATDMDPEVAQWVELLRSPDLDERLVAVKTLQHLGDEDAIEPLIGALYDENPTVQEIAITTLWEFANPVAINPLIECLSSPHENVRNEALSALKELVSTNDLMKLLDVLQVGNVHAQLNVLVLLRKIHDAQALPYIMPFFKSENPELREAAVITLRYLNQVVRCEPALALAKDPVEAVRRATTLTLGHLSDAEVVPLLCELLTSDPDWQVRRNAAQSLDILADPAAVPALVTAMDDPEWQVRKFTARALQKTPDVQALPVLIKSLADEYSDVRRDAATALGKLADTNALPALQQTLNDPDMDVRIFSQRAIDAIQKSQPETSHV, from the coding sequence ATGTACGCCACCGATATGGACCCCGAAGTTGCCCAGTGGGTTGAACTGCTGCGATCGCCCGATCTTGACGAGCGCCTGGTCGCCGTCAAAACCCTGCAACACCTGGGCGACGAAGATGCGATCGAGCCTTTAATCGGGGCGCTCTACGACGAAAACCCCACGGTGCAAGAGATCGCCATCACCACCCTGTGGGAATTTGCCAACCCGGTCGCCATCAACCCATTGATCGAGTGCCTTAGCTCACCCCACGAGAATGTCCGAAATGAGGCGCTATCGGCGCTGAAAGAACTGGTCTCCACCAACGACCTGATGAAGCTGCTGGATGTGTTGCAGGTGGGCAATGTCCACGCCCAGCTCAACGTGCTGGTGCTGTTGCGCAAAATCCACGATGCCCAGGCGCTGCCCTACATCATGCCGTTCTTTAAATCGGAGAACCCCGAGCTGCGGGAGGCGGCGGTGATCACTCTGCGCTACTTGAACCAGGTGGTGCGTTGCGAACCGGCCCTGGCCCTGGCGAAAGATCCAGTAGAAGCGGTGCGGCGGGCAACGACACTCACCCTGGGCCATTTGAGCGATGCCGAGGTGGTGCCGCTGCTGTGCGAACTGCTGACCAGTGACCCCGACTGGCAAGTGCGGCGCAATGCGGCCCAGTCCCTCGATATTTTGGCGGACCCGGCGGCGGTTCCGGCTCTAGTCACCGCGATGGATGACCCCGAATGGCAGGTGCGTAAGTTCACCGCTCGGGCATTGCAGAAAACCCCGGACGTACAGGCTCTCCCGGTGCTGATCAAGTCTCTAGCCGACGAGTATTCTGACGTGCGGCGCGATGCCGCCACCGCATTGGGCAAACTGGCCGACACCAACGCCCTACCCGCCCTGCAACAGACCCTCAACGACCCCGATATGGACGTGCGGATTTTCTCCCAACGGGCCATTGATGCGATCCAGAAGTCTCAGCCAGAAACCTCCCATGTCTAG
- a CDS encoding Mrp/NBP35 family ATP-binding protein: MSSHTSPFHRAAEAPAEVAPSAEAIARKAEVIAQLKTLREPTLGNDLVSLGMVRNLQVVDDYVYLRLYVGRHQLGLQEQVQNSLSQLPWCKKAYAQLCTIPGVRTTLAVSSGKGGVGKSTTAVNLAAALAKTGAKVGLLDADIYGPNVPQMLGLGHSEVRVIDTPDGQRFVPLEAHGIKLMSVGLLAKGDHPLAWRGPVMHKILTQFLHEVAWGELDYLLIDLPPGTGDAQITIVQESPICGVVMVTTPQQVAVSDVRRSVHMFRQVGVPVLGLVENMSYLLCGHCGEPTPIFGSGGGAQIATELSVPLWGQVPIDPRICEQGDAGVPLPMKLPDAPLSQIFEQIALGLNATFGVATAALAAVC; the protein is encoded by the coding sequence ATGTCTAGCCACACTTCCCCGTTTCATCGCGCTGCTGAGGCCCCCGCTGAAGTGGCTCCCAGTGCCGAGGCGATCGCCCGCAAGGCCGAAGTCATCGCCCAGCTCAAAACCCTACGCGAACCTACCCTGGGCAACGACCTCGTAAGCCTGGGCATGGTACGCAACCTGCAAGTGGTAGACGACTACGTCTACCTGCGGCTCTACGTGGGCCGTCACCAGCTGGGCCTACAAGAGCAAGTACAAAACAGCCTAAGCCAGCTGCCCTGGTGCAAAAAAGCCTACGCTCAGCTCTGCACCATTCCTGGGGTGCGCACCACCCTGGCGGTGTCGAGCGGTAAGGGCGGCGTCGGCAAATCGACCACCGCTGTAAACCTGGCAGCGGCCCTGGCCAAAACTGGGGCCAAGGTGGGGCTGCTCGATGCCGACATCTACGGCCCCAACGTGCCCCAAATGCTGGGTCTAGGCCATTCTGAAGTGCGCGTGATCGACACCCCAGATGGCCAGCGGTTTGTGCCCCTAGAGGCCCACGGCATCAAGCTAATGTCGGTGGGGCTGCTGGCCAAGGGCGACCATCCCCTGGCCTGGCGCGGCCCGGTCATGCATAAAATTCTCACCCAGTTTCTTCACGAGGTGGCCTGGGGCGAGCTAGATTACCTGCTGATCGATCTGCCCCCCGGCACCGGCGATGCCCAAATCACCATCGTCCAAGAAAGCCCGATCTGTGGTGTGGTGATGGTGACGACCCCGCAGCAGGTGGCCGTCTCCGATGTGCGCCGCAGTGTCCACATGTTTCGCCAGGTAGGTGTGCCGGTGCTGGGTCTGGTGGAAAATATGAGCTATCTGCTCTGCGGCCACTGCGGTGAACCGACACCGATCTTCGGCAGCGGCGGCGGTGCTCAGATCGCCACCGAACTCTCGGTGCCCCTGTGGGGCCAGGTGCCCATCGACCCCCGCATCTGCGAACAGGGCGATGCCGGTGTGCCCCTGCCCATGAAGCTGCCCGATGCCCCCCTGAGCCAGATTTTTGAGCAAATTGCCCTGGGGTT